GACAGCCTTGAAAACAGTAGTACCATAATAAAAGAAATAATTGTCACCAGTCAGCTGTTGTAGAGATTGAATCATAATACCCATGACAGTACGCTGGAACATAGCAGGTTTACCGGTGAAGAGCTCACCCCAGCTTGCAGTCCCAGCAACTCTCATCTCTTCAATCGAGGCTTCGATTAAGTCAAACTCATGTTGTATGAAGGCAGAATCGATTGAGCATTTGTTGACTCTGGCCAAAGAACGTTTAGCTTCGTCAAATTTACCAACTTCAATCAAGTAACGTGGCGACTCGGGGACGAAAAGCATACCAGCAATCATGAATAAAGCCCAGGCGAAACATAGACCCAATGGGACCCTCCATTGAGTAGAGTCGTCATAGTTTTTGGTGCCGTAGTTAGTACAATAACCCAAGAAAATACCAGCAGTGATCATCAATTGATAGCAAGATACCATGGCGCCTCTCATTTCCTTAGGAGAAACTTCAGAAATCAACATTGGCGACAAAACGGAAATGCCGCCCACACCGAGACCGGAGATGATTCTACCGATGAAGTACTGGTACCATTTGTCGAAGGAGCAAATTTGAATCAAAATGCCAATAACATAAATCACGACCACAGTGACCAAACCTGCACGGCGACCATAAACATCACCAACTCTAGACAAAACAATACCACCGATAGCACAACCAATATTGAAGATGGAAACAATCAAACCCATTCTAACCGTGGACAAATAAGGGCTGCCATCAGAATGTTTAGATCCAAATCTTCTGATAAAATCTTTTTGGTTAACAAATCCAGAAATAGTACCAGTATCCCAACCGAAGACAAAACCTCCGAAAGCAACCATAACACAGCATAAACAGGTCGAAATATAAGCAGATCTGCTGTTGTTTGGCTTTGGAATTTCTGGTTCAGATTTAACATGGCTCAAGTCATCTCTGCCAAGGCCTTTTTTACCTTCTGGTGCATTCATGAACTTGGAATTATTCGTTTCTGAATCGCCATTGGACGAAGTAGATTTTTGAGGACTGATTATATCAGGAGTCGAGTTCATTGTGGTAATTCAACTTTCTTCATGGATTTGTGGCAATGTAGAAGACCTCTATGAAGAATTTAATTCCGGGCAATTCTCTTCTCTTTATATATTGTCTGGAGGTCATTTTGAgatcttttttcttgtatGTCCATCACGACTACCATGAACAATTGGCTACCGGCGTGCTACTGTGACTGCCATTGACCGATGTTAGGGTTATTTCGGATCCTATGCCCACCTTcagcttgagcagcttTGGTATCTGTGAATAAAGTGCTGGACGATAACCGAATCGCTTGTTCGAAGCTATCAAATGACGTAAGCCAAGTTGTTTCTTTCCCTGACGTACAGGAGATTTTTCCAAGCTGCACGAGGCTTTCTTAGAGTTTTTCCGTTACGACTTCTTCCATCTGCCGGTTGCGACTGGCGTTGCTCTCCACGGAGTAAAAGCGGAAGAGCTTCCCCCCAGCCTTTTTAAAGCAAGACGGAAAAACCCTCTTGCCCGTAGGTGACTTTCACCGCCTAAACAACATCGAAGTAATACTTCATCAGGATAGTTGTCAGGCCATAGCATGTGGTGAGCCAAAACCAACAGACTACGAACGGCTAATTTTGCGCGTGGAAAAGAAAAGCGACTCGATCCAAATCTCTGACACTTTCGGGATGTCAAGCCGCAGGCCGGAGAAAATGTATTTCCGTCGAACTTTTGACCCTTGGGACAAAGTTTTTCCGGTTGCTGGGAGCGGAAGCGGAGTTTTTCCGGTCACCATTGTCCCAATGGCAATCAAACCAGCTTGGAGATAGTACTATGTTGTCTTGCTCTTTGCTTTGTGTCTGATCAAagcagctgctggaacACCTGGTAGACGCTCCATGTTGGCCATTGATGTCTAATTCTTGTTGGAAGCGCTGACGCAAGCGGTAATCGATAAGAACAACGCTATTGTTTTATCGCTATTAAAGATATTATGTAGGAAAATTCACAATTAAAACCgcaatgaggaagaaaactTGTAATCAACTGGCCTGTACCTCAGGTGTTGCATGCAATAGTGGTAGACGCTACAGGAGGAGCATACCGGAACGGAAAACTGAATCGGCCGTAACAATATTGGCGATTAGATCATCTTCTCGTAAAAAGTCTCTTGTAGAAGGGCAATTCGTCCCTGGCGAACGCATCTGCATTGAAATCTGCGGTTCTCCTATGTGGAGGTAACCAAGACGCGGATTTCCATGGAAGTACACGCTCCTCATACATGATGTTCACCTCTTCTAAGGTCAAGCCTTTGGTTTCCggaacgaagaagaaaacgtaGAAGTAGGCAAATATCATGCAACCCATGAAGACGTAACCATAGTAAAAGTTGATCGAAGAGGTGATGAAAGGAGTGAAGAAACCAATCATGAAACCCCATATCCAGTTGGAAGCACTGGCAATGGCCATGCCCTTCGACTTGATTCTCAATGGGAACGATTCAGAAACGATGACATATGCAATTGGAGCCCAGGTAGTggcaaagcagaaaatgtAGAAACATGCAAAAACAATCATACAGTTACCAGCACCCTTGGAAGATGGTTGATGTTGCCCGTTTGGCCATAAACTAGTGACACCAACAGTTGCGTAGACAATATAACAGCAGACCATACCAACACAACCATATAACAGACATTTACGCCGACCAAACTTGTCAACGGTGTACAAGGCAACAAACGTTGAAACAAAGTTTACCACACCGAGGACGATCGAAGTTTCGAATGAATCATTCAAACCAACAGCTGTAAAGATGGTCGTACCATAGTAGAAGAAGTAGTTATCACCACTCAGTTGCTGCAAAGATTGGATCATGATGCCCATCACGGTACGCTTAAAAATGGCAGGTTTACCGGTCACCAGCTCAGACCAGCTGGCATCGCCGGCGACTTTTTCGGCCTCGACAGAAGCCTGGAAATTCTCAAGCTCCAGAGTCACCAATGGAGATTCTGCTGAACATTTGTTTGCCCTCGCCAGGGAACGCCTGGCTTCTTCGAGTTTGCCAACTTCCACCAGGTAACGAGGCGATTCTGGCACAAAAGTCATACCGCCAATCATGAACAGAGCCCAAGCGAAACACAGACCCAAAGGGATTCTCCATTGGGCGGAGTTGTTGTAGTTCTTAGTACCGAAATTCGTGCAGTAGCCCAAGAAGATCCCACCAGTGATCATCAACTGGTAGCACGAAACCAGGGTACCTCTAATCTGCTTGGGAGCCACCTCAGAGATCAGCATGGGCGACATCACCGTGATCCCACCGACACCAAGACCAGATATGATCCTGCCAATGAAGTATTGGTACcatttgttgaaggaaCAGATCTGGATGAGGATCCCGATCGTGTAAATGACCACCACGATCATCAGTCCCACACGTCTGCCGTACAAGTCACTTAACTTACCAAGAAGGACACCTCCGATAGCACAGCCAATGTTAAAGATAGACACCAACAGCCCGGTCCGCACATTGGACAAGAAGTGCGTGCCGTCGGGCCTCTCCGAACCAAATCTCCGGATCCAATCGGTCTGTTTCACAAACCCAGAGATTGTGCCCGTATCCCAGCCAAAGACGAACCCACCAAACGCAACCATCACACAACACGCCGACACAAACACCAGATCTGACTTCTTCATTCCACTCAACTGCCGGTCAGCCTCCTTGACCAGAATGGTCATCTCGTCCTTCTCGGAGTCATTTACGTCATGGCTTCTGTACTGCTCCAGATCTGCTCCCCCGTCCTTGGCGTAACCGGAACTATCTAAGCCTACCCGATCAGTCCTATCGGACTTCTCGTTCAACGACGTCGAGTTAGAGTTCGTCTGCGAATTAGAGTTTCCCGCAACTAtaatatcttcttcacgTCCTGACATTCTCAATCTCAGTGCACTTAGTCCCCTGTAAACAAACAAAAGAACCATCCAGCAGCCTACCATCACGTCTTTATATATCTCCCAGCAGCACGGAACAAAAGCTCCTACCCATCACTTGTCACCCCATATCCCAGCACTCCAAAAGAAAAGCCCTCTACCCTCACCTCGACATGTTCAGCTCTCCAACCAAGATGTTACTAAAACGTCACGACGCCGAACAATCACGGCCAGTCTTGTAACGTTCCTTTTACTTCAGTTCTTTGCTCTTGTACCGAAACCTAATAGCCTATGAACTCCGGAGCCCTGAGATGTGGAGATGAACGTCAGATAACGACATTCTCGACGGACTACACCAGCCCATCGCCCTGACGCTCATTGATTACGGCTGATATTATGGTAGTATTAACTCTATGTAGCGGTGGCATTATTGCTCGTCGTAGGCCTCTTCCGTGACCAGCTCTGACTCGGAGATGAAAGTGACTTCTATCCAGGCGATGCCCTTCTCGCGGGCGCTGCCCGCTAGCTCCAGGGCAAAGTCGTCGGTCGCGTACTGGTAGATGTAGGGCTTGGTGCCTGCGACGCCCGAGACAATGGTCTTGATGAAGCTGGGGATCTCGCTCATTACGTCAATGCGCTCGACAAGGTTGTCAAGGGGCCCCTCGGCCGTTGCCCTGATGCGGTCGCCTGTGGCGACCGCATCGTCGGGCAGGTCCTTGGGGCAGCCGTCGTAGTCGATGCTGATGGCCTTGGGGACGTTCCAGCCGACAGAGTCGACCTCGGCGTCGAGATGGCGCACTTCGTTGTCGATGGTCACCGACAGGATGTCTGAGTCTGTGGTCAGGATCCCGATTGTCACTTTTGTATTTGCGTACGACTTGGGCGTCGTGAACTCCATCAGCACGGCAGAGTGTTTCTCCGAGTGGAAATGCATGAAGTTCCACGCCTTGGCGGCGTGGTGCGGCTTCATGCCCTGGAACGCCATCACGAACATCGAGAACGCCGGTTTCGACTCGGCAAACGTGATGGTTTGATCCTCGTAGACGCTGTTACGGGCGCCCAAGGGTTCCTCGGCGGGTTCCTCGTCCTCCGGCTGCTCttcctgctcttcctcctcgccCGACTGCGGCTCCGGCTTGCACAGCGTGAT
The sequence above is drawn from the Torulaspora globosa chromosome 5, complete sequence genome and encodes:
- a CDS encoding sugar porter family MFS transporter (ancestral locus Anc_5.396) — translated: MNSTPDIISPQKSTSSNGDSETNNSKFMNAPEGKKGLGRDDLSHVKSEPEIPKPNNSRSAYISTCLCCVMVAFGGFVFGWDTGTISGFVNQKDFIRRFGSKHSDGSPYLSTVRMGLIVSIFNIGCAIGGIVLSRVGDVYGRRAGLVTVVVIYVIGILIQICSFDKWYQYFIGRIISGLGVGGISVLSPMLISEVSPKEMRGAMVSCYQLMITAGIFLGYCTNYGTKNYDDSTQWRVPLGLCFAWALFMIAGMLFVPESPRYLIEVGKFDEAKRSLARVNKCSIDSAFIQHEFDLIEASIEEMRVAGTASWGELFTGKPAMFQRTVMGIMIQSLQQLTGDNYFFYYGTTVFKAVGLEDSFETSIVFGIVNFACTALSLYTVDKFGRRNCLLYGCVGMICCYVVYASVGVTRLWPGGQGNGSSKGAGNCMIVFACFYIFCFATTWAPIAYVIISESFPLRIKSKAMAIASASNWIWGFLIGFFTPFITKAINFYYGYVFMGCMVFAYFYVFFFVPETKGLTLEEVNDMYAEGVLPWKSSSWVPASRRGPDYNADDLTHDDKPFYKRMFGMN
- a CDS encoding sugar porter family MFS transporter is translated as MVGCWMVLLFVYRGLSALRLRMSGREEDIIVAGNSNSQTNSNSTSLNEKSDRTDRVGLDSSGYAKDGGADLEQYRSHDVNDSEKDEMTILVKEADRQLSGMKKSDLVFVSACCVMVAFGGFVFGWDTGTISGFVKQTDWIRRFGSERPDGTHFLSNVRTGLLVSIFNIGCAIGGVLLGKLSDLYGRRVGLMIVVVIYTIGILIQICSFNKWYQYFIGRIISGLGVGGITVMSPMLISEVAPKQIRGTLVSCYQLMITGGIFLGYCTNFGTKNYNNSAQWRIPLGLCFAWALFMIGGMTFVPESPRYLVEVGKLEEARRSLARANKCSAESPLVTLELENFQASVEAEKVAGDASWSELVTGKPAIFKRTVMGIMIQSLQQLSGDNYFFYYGTTIFTAVGLNDSFETSIVLGVVNFVSTFVALYTVDKFGRRKCLLYGCVGMVCCYIVYATVGVTSLWPNGQHQPSSKGAGNCMIVFACFYIFCFATTWAPIAYVIVSESFPLRIKSKGMAIASASNWIWGFMIGFFTPFITSSINFYYGYVFMGCMIFAYFYVFFFVPETKGLTLEEVNIMYEERVLPWKSASWLPPHRRTADFNADAFARDELPFYKRLFTRR
- the SVF1 gene encoding Svf1p (ancestral locus Anc_5.397), producing the protein MLKWIQGGLSAVTGIAEPEYGADYIHTVTDRVRGKQPFRETNREDLEWLKPDHTNVETVTFYFSDSATGIVGFAQIIHSNIVGIHTQAQFTFRIFNARKPQELNAWTSTKLEEFRIEGPNFYARGLSLELNEDNNQYHFLSEVNAKTKIDLVVTRLTPGCKVGDDPNTYYGDNVEEPWGSMRHVFWPRNKVHGTITLCKPEPQSGEEEEQEEQPEDEEPAEEPLGARNSVYEDQTITFAESKPAFSMFVMAFQGMKPHHAAKAWNFMHFHSEKHSAVLMEFTTPKSYANTKVTIGILTTDSDILSVTIDNEVRHLDAEVDSVGWNVPKAISIDYDGCPKDLPDDAVATGDRIRATAEGPLDNLVERIDVMSEIPSFIKTIVSGVAGTKPYIYQYATDDFALELAGSAREKGIAWIEVTFISESELVTEEAYDEQ